GCCCGCGCAGGTGCGCACCTTGCTTTCGCTGCTGGACGACCCCCGCAACGACATCTACGTCCACATCGACCGCAAGGCGCCTTTCGGCGCGGAGGCCCTGGACGGCTGCTGCGTCCGTTCCACCGTCCATTTCATCGAGCCGCGCATCAGCATCCACTGGGGCGGCTCCAACATGATGCTCGCCACGCTGGCGCTGCTCAGGGCCGCCACGGCCACGCCCCACGCCTACTACCACCTCTTCAGCGGGCAGGACCTGCCGATCAAGGACCAGGACACGATCCACGCGTTTTTCGCGGCGCACGCCGGGCAGGAATTCCTCCAGTTCTGGCCGTCGGCCCCCTCCGAGACGCGCCGCGCCACCAACTTCTGCCTTTTTCCGGAAAGCGCCGGCGTGCTGCCGGCAAAGATCGCCAACAAGCTGGTCCGGGGCGTGATGAAGCCGTTCGGCGGGATCAACCGCGATCTCGACCTGCGCCTCTCCTCCTCGTGGTTCAGCATCACGGACGCCTGCGCCCGCTATGTCGTGTCCCGCGAAGCCTGGCTGAAGAAACGCTTCGTCCACACCATGATGCCCGACGAGGTCTTCATCGGCACCGTGATCTGGGATTCCCCCTTCCGGGAGCGGATCTTCGACGACAGCATCCACCTCGAGCGGGAGGAAGACAAGCGGACGCTGCTGGCCAGCAACCTGCGCCTGATCGACTGGGCGCGCGGTTCCACCCGGCATCCCTGGGTATTCCGGGAGGAGGACTGGGACCTGCTCGTCGGCTCCCCCTGCCTGTGGGCACGCAAATTCGACCGGAGGGTCGACGCCCGGATCATCGAAAGGCTCGAAAAGCAGCTGAAGGTGCGATGAATCCGTCGATTTTGCGTATCTTTGCAGCATGGATTATGGAAAACACGCATATCTGATTCTGGCGCACACGCATCTCCGTCAATTGCGCACGCTGGTCTCCCTGCTGGACGATCCCCGCAACGACATCTATATCCACATCGACCGCAAGGCGCCCTTCCGGGCGAAAGATCTGGAGGGCTGCTGCACCCGTTCCACCGTGTATTTCGTCGAGCCGCGCATCCGCGTCCACTGGGGCGGCCCCAGCATCATGCGCGCCGAGCTGGCGCTGCTCAAGGCCGCCACGGCCGCGCCGCACGCCTACTACCACCTCCTCAGCGGCCTGGACCTCCCGCTCAAGACGCAGGACCAGATCCACGCGTTCTTCGATGCGCACCCCGGCATGGAATTCATCCAGTGCTGGCCGACGGAGAAGAAGGAAACGGCCCGCTTCACCTACTATATGCCCTTCCCGGACGGCAATGACATCCTCCCCGCCAAGCTTGCCAACAAGCTGGTCAAACGCGCCATGATGCGGGTCGGCGCCAAGATCAACCAGGGAATCGATTTCCACTTCTCTTCCCAGTGGTTCAGCATCACGGACGGCTTCGCCCGCTACATCGTGTCCCGCGAGGACTGGCTGGAGCAGGTGTTCGGCCACACGGGCACGCCCGACGAAGTGTTCGTCGCCACGCTGCTCTGGAACTCCCCCTTCAAGGACCGGCTCTTCGACCCGACCATCCATCTGGAGCGGCAGGAAGACAAGCAGAAGGTCCTGTCCGGCAATCTGCGCCTGATCGACTGGACGCGCGGTTCCGCCCGGCATCCCTGGACTTTCCGCGGAGCGGACTGGGACCTGCTGACGGGCACCCCTTGCCTGTGGGCGCGCAAATTCGACCAGCGTATCGACGCCGAAGTCATCGAACGCCTCAAGAAGCATCTTGCCCCTGCCTTATGAACCCCGGAAAGCACGCATTCCTGATCCTGGCGCACTGCTGTCCCAGGCAGATCCGCATCCTCCTGTCCCTGCTGGACCACCCCCGCAACGACATCTACATCCATATCGACCGCAAGGCCCCTTTCGGCCCCGGGGAGCTGGAGGGCTGCTGCGTCCATTCCGCCGTCCATTTCGTCGAGCCGCGCATCAGCGTGCACTGGGGCGGCGTCAGCATCATGCGGGCCGAGCTGGCCCTGCTCAAAGCCGCCGTGCCCGGCCACTACGCCTTCTATCATCTGCTGAGCGGGCAGGACCTGCCCATCAAGCCGCAGGAAGAGATGTTCGCCTTCTTCGACGCGCATCCTGACCGCGAATTCCTGAACTTTTGGGAATTCAAGTCGCACACGCTCAACCGCGTCCACTACTACACCGTGTTCCCGGAAGGCGCCGGCTCCTTCCTGCCCAACCTGGTCAACGTCACCGTCAAGGGCATCCTGATGGCCCTGGGCCTCCGGATCAACGACAATGTCGACTTCCACATGGCCTCCCAGTGGTTCAGCATCACGCATCCGTGCGCCGAGTACGTGCTCTCGAAGGAATCCTGGCTGGAGAATGTTTTCCGGCACACCAACACGCCGGACGAGATCTTCCTGGCCACCGTCATCTGGAACTCCCCCTTCCGGGAGCGCCTGTACGACGCCACGAAGCACGTCCAGAACGTCGACATCCACAATTCGTCCAACATGCACTTCATCGACTGGACCCGCGGCGAAAGCGTCCGGCATCCCTGGACGTTCCGCTCGGGCGACGAAGAGCTGCTGGACTCCGTCCCGCAGTTCTGGGCACGGAAATTCGACGAACGCGTGGACGCAGCCATCATCGACCACGTCCGCAAACGCGTGAAAGGAGAATAATCCCTTATTTCCGGTATTCGACCGGATCCCGGAGCGTTTTCCACTCCTGCGAGACATAGGCCGGCAGGGTGGCGAGCCAGCGGTGCATCTGTTCCGCCGCAGTATCGCTGTTGTAGCCGGTCCCCTTGGGGTGGATCACCCGCACCCGGTCGTCTACGAGGACGAGCATCTTCTTGTAGAGCGCGATGTGGCTGAGGGCGATGTCGATGCCCCAGCCCAGCCGGTTGACGGACAGGTCCACCGGCATCACTTCTTCCAGCACCTCCCGGCAGACCAGGTGGAACCAGCCCTCCTGGAAGTTCACCTTGCGCATGCGCCAGGTGTAATGGCACAGGCTCTGCCCATGGCAGCGGCCGTGCCAGGACAGCGCGCAGCTGGGCTGATACAGGCCGACATTGACCGTCCGGGTGATTTTCTGCATCCGGGAAATCAGCCGGCGCGTGTTGGCGGCGTTGATCTCGAGGTCGCTGGTCACGACCATCAGCCAGCGGTAATCCTTCTCCAGCAGCAGTTCCCAGGCCTTGTTCATCAGGCCGGAATAATAGATGTTGTCCAGGACCAGCGCGCCTTCGTGGCGGCACGGCGGCTCGCTGCCGCTGTCCAGGATGACGGTATCGAAATAAGGCGAGAGACGCTCCCACCAAGCGATGGCGCCGGCGTTCTCGTTGTGATTGAAGACGCAACAGAGGATTTTGTCCTGCATAAGTCAGATAAGGTTTTGGAAGCGGTCCGGAATCCGGACGACGATCTTGAGTTCAAACATGGCCGGCTTGTTGAGCGCGTAGGGCGGCCGGCAGAGCGTCTGGCAGACGCGCGCGAAACGCGTCCAGCGCTCAAAATCGCGTGCGGGGAGATCCGTGACATAGCGGATGGTCCGCGCGCGTTTGTGCATGTGGGCTTCCCAGCCCAGCTCCAGCCGGCCTGCATCCCGGAAGCGGTCCTGCAGGCGCTTCATGTCGAAGTAGCCGAAATGGAGCAAGTATAGATCTTTGCCAATGTGGAAGTTGTGTCCCTTTACGCGGTGGAAACCGGAACCCCAGTCGCACGGCCGCGCGAGGACGGACGCCTTGGTATAGCGCGTCCCGATCTGCGCATAATGGCGCTGCTGCAGGAAGGGTTCGGTGTCCGTGATGTCGCCCTCCTCGCCCAGTTTCTGGCCGAAGTCCAGGCCCAAGCCGGACAGCGTGACGCCGATTTTCTGCCGGGAGAGGTATTCGGACAGCGACAGGCCCGTCCGGGGATCCGCGACGAGAAACTCGTCCGCATCCGTGCCGATGACCAGGTCATAGCCGGCAGCGAACAGCTCCGCCGCCTTGGCGCTCATCACGGCCACGCGTCCTTTGTCGTTGGACACGATGTCGCTGCCGATCCGGGGAAGCGCCTCCGCGTGCGTCCCGTCGCAGAAGGCCGGGATCCGCTGGTCGGTGCCGTCGAAAAAGATGTAGAGGTGTTCCCTGCCGAGCTGCGCGCCGTAGTATTCCACCCACTTGCGCAGGTAGAAGTCGTCGTTGCGGACCATCGTGAGGGCGGCTATCTTTTTCATAAATACTTGGCAGTAAATGTGTCCTGTTTCGCCAGATCCTCCGGCGTGCCGGCGAAGACGACCCGGCCGCCGCGGTCGCCCGCGTCCGGGCCGAGGTCGATCACCCAGTCCGCCGCGCGGATCACGTCCACGTTGTGCTCCACGACGATGAGCGAATGCCCGGCCGCAAGCAGCGCGTCGAAGCTCTGCAGGAGCTTCTCCACGTCAAAGAAATGCAGGCCGGTGGTCGGTTCGTCGAAGAGGAAGAGGATCTTCTCGCCCTTGCCTTTGGTCCGGCTCAGGGAGAGGAAATAGGCCAGCTTGATGCGCTGGCTCTCGCCGCCCGACAGGGTCGAGCTGCTCTGGCCGAGCTTGATGTAGCCCAGGCCAACGTCCTGGAGCGGCTGCAGCAGCCCGGCAACGGCCTTCGCGTCGGATTCCGTGCCTTCGGAGAAGAAGGCCACGGCTTCGTCCACGCTCATATTGAGGATGTCGTCGATGTTCTTTCCGCGGTAGCGGACTTCCAGCACTTCGGGCTTGAAGCGCTTGCCGCCGCACTCCTCGCAGACCATCTCCACGTCGGCCATGAACTGCATCCCGATGCGCACGACGCCCTCGCCCTGGCATTCCGGGCAGCGGCCGCCTTCGGTGTTGAAGGAGAAATGGTTGGCCGTCAGGCCGGAGAGTTTGGCGCCCTGCTGGGCGGCCATCAGCTTGCGGATGGCGTCGTAGGCCTTCAGGTAGGTCACGGCGTTGGAGCGGGAGCTGCGCCCGATGGGATTCTGGTCCACGTATTCCACGCGCGTGACGCGGTCGAGGTTGCCCGCCAGGCCGCGGTGCGTGCCCGGCAGGTCGCCGGCCTCGTGGATACGCCGATAGAGCGCCGGATAGAGGATGTCCCCCACGAGGGTGGACTTGCCGGAGCCCGAGACGCCCGTCACGACGGTGAGCACGCCCAGCGGAAAATGGACGTCGATGTCCTTGAGGTTGTGCTCCATTGCGCCTTTCACGCAAATACTGTAGTGCCAGGGGCGCTTCTCGCGCACATAGCGGAGCTTCTGCCCATTCAGGTACTGAAGCGTCAGCGAGCGGTCGATGTCGGCCGGCTTCGCGTCGGCGGCCTTGCCGGCGTAGACAAGTTCGCCGCCATGCACGCCCGCGAGCGGACCCATGTCGATGAGCAGGTCGGCCGCGCGGATGATCTCCTCGTCGTGCTCGACCACGATGACGGTGTTGCCGATGTCGCGCAGGCGCTTCAGCACGCCGATCAGGCGCTCGGTGTCGCGCGGGTGCAGGCCGATGCTCGGCTCGTCCAGGATGTACATCGAGCCCACAAGGCTGGAGCCCAGCGCGGTCACGAGGTTGACGCGCTGGCTCTCGCCGCCCGACAGGGTATTGCAGGCGCGGTCGAGGGTCAGGTAGCCCAGGCCCACGTCCACGATGCACTGCAGCCGGGAGACGATCTCGGCGACCGGCTCGGCGACGATGTCCCGCTCCGTCGCGCTCAGCGGCAGGTCGCGGAAGAAGTCGAGCGCCTGCTCGGCCGTCATTTTCAGGATCTGGTGGATGTTGTGCCCGCAGACCTTGACCCAGAGAGCCTCGCGGCGCAGGCGGGAGCCGCCGCAGGCCGTGCACGTGGCGCGGCCGCTGAAGCGGCTGAGCATGTATTTGAACTGGATCTTGTAGCGCTGGCTCTCCACCCAGGTGAAGAACTCGTTGATGCCGAAGATCGACGTGTCGTCGCCCTCGACGTATTTGCTGTTCCAGATCAGGTCCTTGACCTCGTCGGAGAGGTTGCAATAGGGTTCGAAGATGGGGATATTGTAGCGGGAAGCCACCTCGATCAGGTGGTCCTTGAACCAGCCCATCTTCTCGCCGCGCCAGCAGGCGATGGCGCCCTCGTAGAGGCTCTTGGTCTTGTCCGGCACCACGAGGTCCTCGCTGATGCCGATGATCTTGCCCAGACCGCCGCAGGTCGGGCAGGCGCCCAGCGGCGAATTGAAGCTGAACAGGAATTCGTCCGGCTCGCGGAAAACGATCCCGTCCCGCTCGAAGCGGCTGCAGAAATGCTGCATGCGGCCGTCTTCGGCGGCAATGGCGATGCGGCCGTCGCCCCGCGCGAAGGCGTCGGCGACCGAAGAGAGCAGGCGCGTGCGCGTGTCGCCGGCCGGGGCGCCCGACAGGCGGGCGCGGTCCAGCAGCAGCCAGGCGCCGGAAAGCGTGTCCGGGCCCTGCTGCAGCACGTCATCGATCTTGCAGGGCCTGCCGTCCGCATACAGGCGGTTGTAGCCGTCCTCCTTGAGCTGCAGAAGCAGCTCCACCCGGTCCGTGCGCGCGTCCCAGTTCAGGTCTGCGAGCACGTAGAACGTCCCTCCGCCCGCCCCGGCGAGCCAGTCCATCACGTCCGCCACACCGTCGCGGCGGACCTCCTCCCCCGATACCGGGGAATAGGTCCGCCCGATCCGGGCGAACAGCAGGCGCAGGAAATCATAGATCTCCGTGGTCGTGGCCACGGTCGAACGGGGATTGCGGGTGCTGACCTTCTGCTCAATGGCGATCGCGGGCGGGATGCCCTCGATGCTGTCCACGTC
This Bacteroidales bacterium WCE2004 DNA region includes the following protein-coding sequences:
- a CDS encoding excinuclease ABC subunit A produces the protein MEEYIEIKGARVNNLKNLTLRIPRGKFVVITGISGSGKSSLAFDTLYAEGQRRFSESLSSYARQFLGRMTKPDVDSIEGIPPAIAIEQKVSTRNPRSTVATTTEIYDFLRLLFARIGRTYSPVSGEEVRRDGVADVMDWLAGAGGGTFYVLADLNWDARTDRVELLLQLKEDGYNRLYADGRPCKIDDVLQQGPDTLSGAWLLLDRARLSGAPAGDTRTRLLSSVADAFARGDGRIAIAAEDGRMQHFCSRFERDGIVFREPDEFLFSFNSPLGACPTCGGLGKIIGISEDLVVPDKTKSLYEGAIACWRGEKMGWFKDHLIEVASRYNIPIFEPYCNLSDEVKDLIWNSKYVEGDDTSIFGINEFFTWVESQRYKIQFKYMLSRFSGRATCTACGGSRLRREALWVKVCGHNIHQILKMTAEQALDFFRDLPLSATERDIVAEPVAEIVSRLQCIVDVGLGYLTLDRACNTLSGGESQRVNLVTALGSSLVGSMYILDEPSIGLHPRDTERLIGVLKRLRDIGNTVIVVEHDEEIIRAADLLIDMGPLAGVHGGELVYAGKAADAKPADIDRSLTLQYLNGQKLRYVREKRPWHYSICVKGAMEHNLKDIDVHFPLGVLTVVTGVSGSGKSTLVGDILYPALYRRIHEAGDLPGTHRGLAGNLDRVTRVEYVDQNPIGRSSRSNAVTYLKAYDAIRKLMAAQQGAKLSGLTANHFSFNTEGGRCPECQGEGVVRIGMQFMADVEMVCEECGGKRFKPEVLEVRYRGKNIDDILNMSVDEAVAFFSEGTESDAKAVAGLLQPLQDVGLGYIKLGQSSSTLSGGESQRIKLAYFLSLSRTKGKGEKILFLFDEPTTGLHFFDVEKLLQSFDALLAAGHSLIVVEHNVDVIRAADWVIDLGPDAGDRGGRVVFAGTPEDLAKQDTFTAKYL
- a CDS encoding Core-2/I-Branching enzyme; the protein is MNPGKHAFLILAHCCPRQIRILLSLLDHPRNDIYIHIDRKAPFGPGELEGCCVHSAVHFVEPRISVHWGGVSIMRAELALLKAAVPGHYAFYHLLSGQDLPIKPQEEMFAFFDAHPDREFLNFWEFKSHTLNRVHYYTVFPEGAGSFLPNLVNVTVKGILMALGLRINDNVDFHMASQWFSITHPCAEYVLSKESWLENVFRHTNTPDEIFLATVIWNSPFRERLYDATKHVQNVDIHNSSNMHFIDWTRGESVRHPWTFRSGDEELLDSVPQFWARKFDERVDAAIIDHVRKRVKGE
- a CDS encoding Glycosyl transferase family 2, encoding MKKIAALTMVRNDDFYLRKWVEYYGAQLGREHLYIFFDGTDQRIPAFCDGTHAEALPRIGSDIVSNDKGRVAVMSAKAAELFAAGYDLVIGTDADEFLVADPRTGLSLSEYLSRQKIGVTLSGLGLDFGQKLGEEGDITDTEPFLQQRHYAQIGTRYTKASVLARPCDWGSGFHRVKGHNFHIGKDLYLLHFGYFDMKRLQDRFRDAGRLELGWEAHMHKRARTIRYVTDLPARDFERWTRFARVCQTLCRPPYALNKPAMFELKIVVRIPDRFQNLI
- a CDS encoding Core-2/I-Branching enzyme codes for the protein MDHGKHACLILVHTQPAQVRTLLSLLDDPRNDIYVHIDRKAPFGAEALDGCCVRSTVHFIEPRISIHWGGSNMMLATLALLRAATATPHAYYHLFSGQDLPIKDQDTIHAFFAAHAGQEFLQFWPSAPSETRRATNFCLFPESAGVLPAKIANKLVRGVMKPFGGINRDLDLRLSSSWFSITDACARYVVSREAWLKKRFVHTMMPDEVFIGTVIWDSPFRERIFDDSIHLEREEDKRTLLASNLRLIDWARGSTRHPWVFREEDWDLLVGSPCLWARKFDRRVDARIIERLEKQLKVR
- a CDS encoding Core-2/I-Branching enzyme → MDYGKHAYLILAHTHLRQLRTLVSLLDDPRNDIYIHIDRKAPFRAKDLEGCCTRSTVYFVEPRIRVHWGGPSIMRAELALLKAATAAPHAYYHLLSGLDLPLKTQDQIHAFFDAHPGMEFIQCWPTEKKETARFTYYMPFPDGNDILPAKLANKLVKRAMMRVGAKINQGIDFHFSSQWFSITDGFARYIVSREDWLEQVFGHTGTPDEVFVATLLWNSPFKDRLFDPTIHLERQEDKQKVLSGNLRLIDWTRGSARHPWTFRGADWDLLTGTPCLWARKFDQRIDAEVIERLKKHLAPAL